In Brevibacillus brevis NBRC 100599, a single genomic region encodes these proteins:
- a CDS encoding ABC transporter ATP-binding protein, which yields MAEVELRRISKMYGGQKVVNEVSTRILPGEFFVLVGPSGCGKSTTLRMIAGLEEISTGELLIGGKPMNQVPPSGRNISMVFQNYALYPHLTVKDNILFGLQVRKVDKAEQGKRLERVAEMLGIGHLLQRKPKELSGGQRQRVALGRAIVSQHPICLMDEPLSNLDAKLRGHMRTEIRRLQQELGITMIYVTHDQVEAMTMADRMMVLRDGEVQQVGKPLDVYNHPANLFVAEFTGAPPMNTVPAIWRAGDQAGIELAGQQFLPLPMFHGIKDQTPVVLGLRPESLQPALEGQSVDASFQFPVTVQGVEILGSETIVEFTVGDKLWKAKWNGQWHCKRGETMHVRFDPAQVNVFDGETGKNLAVTTN from the coding sequence GTGGCTGAAGTGGAATTGCGGCGCATTTCCAAGATGTATGGGGGCCAGAAGGTAGTCAATGAAGTGAGTACTCGTATTCTGCCAGGAGAGTTTTTCGTGCTGGTAGGGCCTTCTGGTTGTGGGAAATCAACCACACTGCGCATGATTGCCGGGCTGGAGGAGATCAGCACGGGAGAGCTGTTGATTGGCGGCAAGCCGATGAATCAAGTCCCTCCGAGCGGGCGAAACATCTCCATGGTCTTTCAAAATTACGCACTTTATCCGCATTTGACGGTAAAAGATAATATTTTATTTGGTTTGCAGGTGCGAAAGGTAGACAAAGCAGAGCAGGGCAAGCGGTTGGAGCGTGTAGCAGAGATGCTGGGCATCGGGCATCTGTTGCAACGCAAGCCGAAGGAATTATCCGGGGGACAACGACAGCGTGTTGCACTCGGACGGGCCATCGTCAGTCAGCACCCTATCTGCCTCATGGACGAGCCTTTGTCCAATCTGGATGCCAAGCTGCGCGGGCACATGCGCACGGAAATTCGTCGCTTGCAGCAAGAGCTGGGCATCACGATGATTTACGTTACGCATGATCAGGTGGAAGCGATGACAATGGCAGACCGCATGATGGTCCTGCGTGACGGCGAGGTTCAGCAAGTCGGAAAACCGCTCGATGTCTACAATCATCCAGCCAATTTGTTCGTGGCGGAGTTTACGGGGGCACCCCCGATGAATACGGTTCCTGCCATTTGGCGGGCAGGCGATCAGGCAGGGATTGAGCTGGCAGGTCAGCAGTTTTTACCGCTCCCTATGTTTCACGGTATCAAGGACCAGACCCCGGTCGTTCTCGGTTTGCGTCCAGAGTCACTTCAACCCGCCCTTGAAGGGCAATCTGTCGATGCTTCCTTCCAGTTCCCTGTCACCGTACAAGGAGTAGAGATTCTCGGTTCTGAGACCATTGTGGAATTCACCGTGGGAGACAAGCTGTGGAAGGCCAAATGGAACGGGCAATGGCACTGCAAAAGAGGCGAAACCATGCATGTTCGTTTTGATCCAGCTCAGGTGAACGTGTTTGATGGAGAAACCGGAAAAAATCTAGCGGTTACGACCAATTGA
- a CDS encoding carbohydrate ABC transporter permease, protein MGELRAKWKVNMYAWLLLLPSLIFLLLFTFYPVIQTFILSFHQADLGSPEPFFNGIDNYKQMLEDEVFWKVLTNNIWFAIGTVPTSVALALAMALFANKALRGKSFIRTAYFYPTVVPMIAVANIWLFIYTPEYGALSHVMEWFGKGDMNWLGDQKNVMWAMIFMVIWKEAGYFMIFYLAGLQNISQELYESASMEGASSWTVFRRITFPLLMPTTMFVSIIAFTNSFKLVDHLVIMTKGGPDNASNLLLYYIYETAFSFWDQGMASALTIVMVVLLLLVAAFQFFGMDKKIHYN, encoded by the coding sequence ATGGGGGAACTACGCGCAAAATGGAAAGTGAACATGTACGCCTGGCTCTTGCTCCTTCCCTCCCTCATCTTCCTGCTGCTGTTTACCTTCTATCCGGTTATACAAACGTTCATACTCAGTTTTCATCAAGCGGATCTGGGTTCTCCAGAGCCGTTTTTTAACGGGATAGATAATTATAAACAAATGCTGGAAGATGAAGTGTTTTGGAAGGTGTTGACCAATAATATCTGGTTTGCCATCGGAACAGTGCCGACGAGTGTGGCTCTCGCGCTGGCTATGGCTTTGTTCGCCAACAAGGCATTACGAGGGAAGAGCTTTATCCGCACGGCTTATTTTTACCCGACAGTTGTTCCGATGATTGCCGTGGCGAACATCTGGCTGTTTATTTACACACCGGAGTACGGAGCGCTTAGTCATGTGATGGAGTGGTTCGGAAAAGGCGACATGAACTGGCTCGGTGATCAGAAAAATGTGATGTGGGCGATGATCTTCATGGTCATTTGGAAGGAAGCGGGCTATTTCATGATCTTCTATTTGGCTGGGCTGCAAAACATTTCACAGGAGCTATACGAATCCGCCTCCATGGAAGGGGCATCGTCGTGGACGGTTTTTCGCCGCATTACCTTTCCACTGCTTATGCCAACCACGATGTTTGTCAGTATTATCGCTTTCACTAACTCTTTCAAGCTGGTAGACCATTTGGTGATCATGACCAAAGGCGGGCCGGATAATGCTAGCAATCTCTTGCTGTACTACATATACGAGACGGCGTTTTCCTTCTGGGATCAAGGAATGGCTTCGGCATTGACGATTGTCATGGTGGTGCTGTTGTTGCTAGTCGCTGCTTTTCAGTTTTTTGGTATGGATAAAAAGATTCATTACAACTAG
- the efeO gene encoding iron uptake system protein EfeO, which translates to MIQKWSYPLVAVVLGSSLLAACGNAQTQTEEKKPEAAQPDKPAAADQSATASTTPSPELQASIDQYRKWVVDQTDQFVKATESFTNAVKAGDMEKAKKEYAPARAYFEKIEPIAESLGDFDPWIDAREGDVPDNEWRGYHKLEKALWETKSVADQGKVADQLLQDVKQLRVKVESVEIDVPMLVTGSVELLNEVSSSKVTGEEERYSHTDLYDFAANVEGAHEIYKVLKPAVTEKDAALATEIEARFADLDKALAPYRKGDGYVLYTELKEDQVKKLSQSLDALAEPLSKMGKIVGG; encoded by the coding sequence ATGATACAAAAATGGAGTTATCCACTCGTGGCAGTTGTTCTCGGCTCTTCCTTGCTCGCTGCTTGCGGAAACGCACAAACACAAACCGAAGAGAAAAAACCAGAAGCTGCGCAGCCTGACAAGCCTGCCGCTGCTGATCAGTCTGCGACAGCGAGCACTACTCCTTCTCCTGAGCTGCAAGCCTCTATTGATCAATATCGAAAATGGGTCGTTGACCAAACCGACCAATTCGTAAAAGCAACAGAGAGCTTTACCAACGCCGTCAAAGCAGGCGATATGGAGAAAGCGAAAAAGGAGTATGCTCCAGCCCGTGCTTACTTTGAGAAAATCGAGCCTATCGCTGAATCTCTCGGCGATTTTGACCCTTGGATCGATGCCCGCGAAGGCGATGTGCCTGATAACGAATGGCGCGGCTATCACAAATTGGAAAAAGCTCTCTGGGAAACCAAATCGGTTGCTGACCAAGGTAAAGTGGCGGATCAACTGCTGCAAGATGTGAAGCAGCTCCGCGTGAAGGTAGAGAGCGTCGAAATCGATGTGCCTATGCTGGTAACGGGTTCGGTAGAGCTCTTGAATGAGGTATCGTCGAGCAAGGTGACTGGTGAGGAAGAACGCTATTCCCACACAGATTTGTACGATTTCGCTGCGAACGTGGAAGGCGCTCACGAAATTTACAAAGTATTGAAGCCTGCTGTTACGGAAAAAGACGCTGCTCTTGCAACTGAAATTGAAGCTCGCTTTGCTGATTTGGACAAAGCCCTCGCACCATACCGCAAAGGCGACGGCTATGTGCTATACACCGAATTGAAGGAAGACCAAGTGAAAAAGCTGAGTCAGTCCCTCGATGCATTGGCTGAGCCTTTATCCAAAATGGGTAAGATCGTAGGAGGCTAA
- a CDS encoding HAD-IIA family hydrolase: MLDTDRYEAYFFDLDGTIFLGNELLPGVEKTLATLREKQKKIMFLTNTTVQTRTACQTRLQKLGLAAGREEIMTAAYAAGLYLQEYAEQARVLIVGEPALEEEIASFHIKQVQDAEEATHVLVGMDRGFTYEKLQQAAYAVRKGALLIVANPDPVCPVPGGAIPDTWALARAIETAGGASVWAMTGKPSRYYAEQVFQQLQVQPERCVMVGDRLETDILLGKNSGMKTALVMTGVTTSRELESTEIQPDYILPTMEAMVQVE; the protein is encoded by the coding sequence TTGCTAGATACAGATAGGTACGAAGCGTATTTTTTTGATTTGGATGGAACGATTTTTCTCGGGAATGAACTGCTTCCTGGGGTGGAAAAGACACTTGCCACGCTGCGGGAGAAGCAGAAGAAAATCATGTTTTTGACCAATACGACGGTACAGACAAGAACAGCTTGTCAAACTCGCCTCCAGAAGCTCGGATTGGCTGCCGGGCGGGAAGAAATCATGACGGCTGCCTACGCAGCGGGATTGTATCTTCAAGAATATGCGGAGCAAGCGCGTGTTCTGATCGTTGGAGAGCCTGCATTGGAGGAAGAGATTGCGAGCTTTCATATAAAGCAGGTGCAAGATGCGGAGGAAGCTACGCATGTATTGGTTGGAATGGACCGTGGATTTACGTATGAAAAGCTGCAACAGGCTGCTTACGCTGTACGAAAGGGAGCCCTCCTGATCGTAGCGAACCCCGATCCGGTATGTCCGGTGCCAGGGGGGGCCATTCCTGATACATGGGCGTTGGCGAGAGCGATTGAAACGGCTGGTGGAGCCTCTGTCTGGGCGATGACTGGCAAGCCGTCTCGGTACTACGCCGAGCAGGTTTTTCAACAGCTTCAAGTACAGCCGGAAAGATGCGTCATGGTGGGCGATCGTTTGGAGACAGATATTTTACTTGGAAAAAACAGCGGCATGAAAACGGCGCTGGTCATGACGGGTGTGACGACCAGCCGCGAACTGGAATCCACAGAGATTCAGCCAGATTACATCCTTCCGACGATGGAAGCCATGGTGCAAGTCGAGTAG
- a CDS encoding sugar phosphate isomerase/epimerase family protein has translation MRDKGSFAVSTYALFDLSLRDAIVQLLQKDWKGIEIMCEENHVDLLDWSWEQLKELKQQGNERGIAWSIHAPISGCNLAADAGPTRDQTLDTMKRCLEIASFLDCTHVVMHAGEVEDRLAETERARGVENVSQALHVLTSELSAESRTILTVENVPPYPKVLGWSVEDLMRICRHVNSSRVGIVYDVGHAHLIRPGYAIDALQKVLPYLSALHLSDNFGKLDDHLAVGEGTIPFEPILSLLKDNGFAGHWVVETKQLGCAEVSVERLLRAGGK, from the coding sequence ATGAGAGACAAAGGCTCGTTTGCCGTATCTACCTATGCGTTATTTGATCTGTCCTTGCGTGATGCGATTGTTCAGCTTTTACAAAAAGACTGGAAGGGCATCGAGATTATGTGTGAAGAGAATCATGTCGACCTCTTAGACTGGTCCTGGGAGCAGCTGAAAGAGTTGAAGCAACAGGGAAACGAGAGAGGGATTGCTTGGTCGATTCATGCGCCGATTAGTGGCTGCAATCTGGCGGCGGATGCAGGACCAACCCGGGATCAAACGTTGGACACGATGAAGCGCTGCCTAGAGATTGCCAGCTTTCTCGACTGCACGCACGTCGTGATGCATGCAGGGGAGGTAGAAGATCGACTCGCGGAAACAGAGCGTGCCAGAGGTGTGGAAAATGTGAGTCAGGCACTCCACGTGTTGACCTCCGAGCTGTCCGCAGAGAGTAGAACCATACTGACGGTCGAGAATGTACCCCCTTATCCCAAAGTGCTGGGGTGGAGCGTCGAGGATCTCATGCGTATATGCCGTCATGTAAATTCCTCTCGCGTGGGGATCGTGTACGACGTGGGCCATGCCCATTTGATTCGTCCGGGGTATGCGATCGATGCCTTGCAGAAGGTGCTTCCTTATTTGTCCGCTCTGCACCTGAGTGATAACTTTGGCAAGCTCGACGATCATTTGGCAGTAGGGGAAGGAACGATCCCGTTCGAGCCTATCCTGTCTCTTTTAAAAGACAATGGCTTTGCGGGTCATTGGGTTGTAGAGACAAAGCAGCTTGGCTGCGCAGAGGTAAGTGTAGAACGGCTACTGAGGGCAGGAGGCAAATAA
- a CDS encoding glycerophosphodiester phosphodiesterase family protein, producing the protein MELGRSSKKWLWSLMAASLVTGSMPSVMAQSAVSKTLLITEVVNDPLFDESTGEFIEITNISNDSIDLSGYMIGDEEKRGGNEGMHAFPEGTMIEPYQTIVISRYADGIVERHGVTPDFELFDSMEDVPELLPTDWATGSIYLANGGDHVILMDPAYNVVDSMAYMDAKVPGVISHPGVAGGHSMERLTEKDTNDASKDFVDQPKPTPGELLFGPNAQKDKIPVSDLKDDVLIVPEPKTGIVLPPTVIAMYDKKSELDTILDAEASSIFIPVKKSGKNGVVTQDGTSLDEVLEQIKGKAIPVIHIEDKKLVAEVDRLLQKENLTDVHIVSSRPEIVQEMREKNNEYRGALVYIDGKLNEKKQKELVRSARSSRSNVIVLSQTAMTEDVIRYFRNRGLSVWGINRANKSQASEMIEMGVAGVVSHDPKEVHELLAAYPEKSITQPPMVMAHRGIPSLKPENTMYAFEEAMKLGVEIIETDVHKTKDGHLVLIHDFDLERTTNGTGKVKDFTLKELRELNANKLDPANPSWYQPEITDAVIPTMDELLEAAKGKAVVILEAKGIGYEKEMAKVIKEHDMVEDVIVSSFSSEVLERFAKFNPELGLGFTLSGTKPKEQLEQYAEKQITDAVQLNAQYYINHQIVTPELIRFAKHRGIILTVYTVNEEADMKRATEAGVGGIITDYAQKLYNTQILP; encoded by the coding sequence ATGGAGTTGGGAAGAAGCAGCAAAAAGTGGTTGTGGTCACTAATGGCAGCAAGTCTGGTGACAGGCAGTATGCCGTCCGTAATGGCGCAAAGCGCGGTGAGCAAAACCCTGCTCATCACAGAAGTTGTCAATGATCCTCTTTTTGATGAAAGCACAGGCGAGTTTATCGAAATCACCAATATCTCTAACGATTCGATTGATTTGAGTGGATACATGATCGGTGACGAGGAAAAGCGTGGCGGAAATGAAGGGATGCATGCGTTTCCGGAAGGCACCATGATTGAGCCTTACCAGACGATTGTCATTTCCCGCTATGCAGACGGAATCGTGGAACGCCACGGCGTCACGCCAGATTTTGAATTGTTCGATTCCATGGAGGACGTCCCTGAGCTATTGCCGACGGATTGGGCGACAGGCAGCATTTATTTGGCCAATGGCGGCGACCACGTCATTTTGATGGACCCTGCGTACAATGTGGTGGATTCGATGGCTTATATGGATGCGAAGGTTCCGGGAGTCATCTCTCATCCGGGAGTAGCTGGCGGACACTCGATGGAACGCCTGACAGAAAAGGATACGAATGATGCTTCAAAAGATTTTGTTGATCAGCCCAAGCCAACCCCTGGTGAGCTGTTGTTTGGACCGAATGCCCAAAAAGACAAGATTCCGGTCTCTGATCTAAAAGACGACGTGCTGATTGTCCCTGAACCTAAGACGGGCATTGTCCTTCCGCCGACGGTGATTGCCATGTACGACAAGAAGTCCGAGCTCGATACGATTCTGGATGCAGAAGCGTCTTCCATTTTTATTCCGGTGAAAAAATCCGGGAAGAACGGAGTCGTCACCCAGGACGGCACATCGCTGGACGAGGTACTGGAGCAGATCAAGGGCAAGGCGATCCCGGTGATTCATATCGAGGACAAGAAATTGGTAGCCGAGGTCGATCGCCTGCTCCAGAAAGAGAATCTCACTGATGTGCACATTGTGTCTTCCCGACCGGAAATTGTCCAAGAGATGCGGGAGAAAAACAATGAATACCGTGGTGCCCTCGTGTATATCGACGGCAAGCTGAACGAAAAGAAGCAAAAGGAGCTCGTACGCTCAGCCAGGAGCAGTCGTTCTAATGTGATCGTTCTCTCGCAAACTGCCATGACGGAGGATGTCATTCGTTACTTCCGCAATCGCGGGTTGTCCGTGTGGGGAATTAATCGGGCGAACAAGAGCCAAGCGAGTGAAATGATCGAGATGGGGGTGGCGGGGGTTGTCTCACACGATCCAAAAGAGGTGCATGAGCTGCTTGCTGCTTACCCAGAGAAAAGCATCACGCAACCTCCGATGGTCATGGCGCATCGAGGTATCCCTTCCTTAAAACCGGAAAACACGATGTACGCCTTTGAAGAAGCAATGAAGCTGGGTGTGGAAATCATCGAGACAGACGTCCACAAAACAAAGGATGGCCACCTTGTCCTGATCCACGATTTTGATCTGGAGCGTACCACTAACGGGACCGGGAAGGTAAAGGATTTCACCCTGAAGGAACTGCGCGAATTGAATGCGAACAAGCTCGATCCAGCAAATCCTTCCTGGTACCAGCCTGAAATTACCGATGCTGTCATTCCTACCATGGATGAATTGCTGGAAGCGGCCAAGGGCAAAGCGGTGGTCATTCTGGAAGCAAAGGGGATTGGGTACGAAAAGGAAATGGCGAAGGTCATCAAGGAGCACGACATGGTTGAAGATGTGATTGTCAGCAGCTTCAGCTCAGAAGTATTGGAGCGTTTCGCCAAGTTCAATCCGGAACTGGGACTAGGCTTTACCTTGAGCGGAACCAAGCCAAAGGAACAGCTGGAACAGTACGCCGAAAAGCAGATAACAGACGCGGTTCAACTGAATGCCCAATACTATATCAACCATCAGATTGTCACGCCAGAGCTAATCCGCTTCGCCAAGCATCGGGGAATCATTTTGACCGTGTATACAGTCAACGAGGAAGCAGATATGAAGCGGGCAACCGAGGCGGGAGTCGGGGGAATTATTACCGACTATGCACAAAAACTTTACAATACCCAAATATTACCTTAG
- a CDS encoding ABC transporter substrate-binding protein produces the protein MRKVVKSLFAVVMSMSLITGCSSGNSSSTNNAAQGANSSGKTELSFYYPVAVGGPLTKIVDGMAEEFNKENPDIKVKPVYTGSYQDTTTKVQAAVQGKTPPDVAVMLSTELHTMMDMDAILPLDDFIAKDGGSEYVNDFFPGFLANSQVDGKTYSIPFQRSTIVLYYNKDAFKEVGLDPEKPPTSWDELVQYAAKLKKDGRYGVEIPSSSFTYWMFQALALQNGKNLMSEDGKKVFLDTPENVEALQFWVDLSKKHQVMPEGVNEWATVPSDFLEGKTAMMFHTTGNLTNVKKSAKFDFGVAFLPAKKNYGSPTGGGNFYMFKGTDEKKQAAAWKFIRFMTESKRAAQWSVDTGYVATRKSAYEEETMKQYVKDFPAAAVARDQLEYGHAELSTHNNGKVTKLLNDTLQSVITGQSEPAEALKKAQEEADKMLAPFNK, from the coding sequence ATGCGTAAAGTTGTCAAAAGCTTATTTGCGGTCGTTATGAGTATGAGTCTGATCACGGGTTGCTCCAGTGGCAATTCTTCGTCTACGAACAACGCGGCGCAAGGAGCCAATTCGTCTGGCAAAACAGAGCTGTCCTTCTATTATCCAGTTGCGGTTGGCGGTCCTTTAACCAAGATCGTGGACGGAATGGCAGAAGAATTTAACAAAGAAAATCCAGATATCAAAGTCAAGCCAGTCTATACGGGCAGTTATCAGGATACAACGACAAAAGTGCAGGCGGCTGTACAGGGCAAGACTCCTCCCGACGTAGCAGTGATGCTCTCTACTGAGCTGCATACGATGATGGACATGGATGCAATCCTGCCGTTGGACGACTTCATTGCCAAGGATGGCGGCAGCGAATACGTCAATGATTTCTTCCCGGGCTTCTTGGCGAATTCCCAAGTAGATGGCAAGACATACAGCATTCCGTTCCAGCGCAGCACCATCGTGCTCTATTACAACAAAGACGCGTTCAAGGAAGTCGGTCTTGATCCGGAAAAACCGCCGACATCCTGGGATGAGCTGGTTCAGTACGCTGCCAAGTTGAAAAAGGATGGACGCTACGGCGTCGAGATTCCTTCCTCGAGCTTTACGTATTGGATGTTCCAAGCGCTGGCTCTGCAAAACGGCAAGAACTTGATGTCCGAAGATGGGAAAAAAGTGTTCTTGGATACGCCAGAAAATGTAGAAGCTCTGCAATTTTGGGTAGATTTGTCCAAAAAGCATCAAGTCATGCCTGAAGGCGTCAACGAGTGGGCGACTGTGCCTTCTGATTTCTTGGAAGGCAAAACGGCGATGATGTTCCATACGACAGGGAATCTGACGAACGTGAAGAAAAGCGCGAAGTTTGATTTTGGCGTAGCGTTTTTGCCAGCGAAAAAGAACTACGGTAGCCCAACAGGTGGCGGCAACTTCTACATGTTCAAAGGAACGGATGAAAAGAAACAGGCAGCGGCATGGAAGTTCATTCGCTTTATGACCGAATCTAAGCGCGCAGCTCAGTGGAGTGTCGATACTGGCTATGTTGCTACACGCAAATCTGCATACGAAGAAGAGACGATGAAGCAATACGTTAAGGACTTCCCGGCAGCAGCAGTAGCTCGTGACCAGCTGGAATACGGACATGCTGAGCTGTCTACGCACAATAACGGTAAAGTGACAAAGCTCTTGAACGACACACTGCAATCCGTGATCACTGGTCAATCTGAGCCTGCGGAAGCATTGAAAAAAGCGCAGGAAGAAGCGGACAAGATGCTGGCGCCGTTCAACAAATAA
- the efeB gene encoding iron uptake transporter deferrochelatase/peroxidase subunit: MNDKHLENTTSNKFTRREALKLAGVGGIGLLLGATGVNTLMPSSPKNEQTSATPTGADEVIPFYGKHQSGIITPMQDFICMGAFDLTTTSLGDVRSLFQSWTQAAARMTAGKSVDEESDHALLPPVDTGEAMGLRPMKLTITFGLGASFFDERFGLASKRPAPLVDLPRFNSDEMRKEWSGGDIVVQVCANDPQVAFHALRNLARIARGKAVLHWLQEGFQRTSASDPTGSTPRNLLGFKDGTNNPPVNDPATANEVVWANTAESPAWMAGGSYMVMRRIRMRIEVWDRSTLTDQENTFGRHRLTGAPLGKANEFDELELDRKDAKGKPVIPVNSHTALAHMEGKVKILRRGYSYSSGMDLKTGQLDAGLLFICFNRDPRKQFIPMQQKLASVDLLNEYITHVGSGLYACLPGASEGGYIGDTLF; the protein is encoded by the coding sequence ATGAATGACAAGCATCTCGAAAACACCACATCGAACAAATTCACACGTCGAGAAGCTCTGAAGTTGGCTGGTGTCGGGGGGATTGGACTGCTGTTAGGAGCGACTGGGGTTAATACCCTTATGCCCTCCTCTCCTAAAAATGAGCAGACGAGTGCCACTCCGACCGGTGCAGATGAGGTCATTCCCTTTTATGGCAAGCATCAGTCCGGGATCATTACACCTATGCAGGATTTTATCTGCATGGGTGCTTTTGATTTGACAACGACCTCGCTAGGGGATGTCCGCAGCTTGTTTCAAAGCTGGACGCAGGCAGCAGCACGCATGACTGCTGGCAAAAGCGTCGATGAGGAGAGCGATCACGCCCTTCTTCCTCCTGTCGACACGGGAGAAGCCATGGGCCTTCGCCCAATGAAATTGACGATCACATTTGGACTTGGCGCTTCTTTCTTTGACGAGCGCTTTGGTCTCGCATCCAAACGCCCAGCTCCTTTGGTCGATTTACCTCGCTTCAACAGCGATGAAATGCGAAAGGAATGGTCGGGTGGCGATATTGTCGTACAGGTCTGTGCCAACGATCCGCAGGTCGCCTTCCATGCCCTGCGGAATTTGGCCCGGATCGCTCGAGGCAAAGCTGTCCTCCACTGGCTGCAAGAAGGCTTCCAGCGTACCAGCGCATCCGACCCGACTGGCTCGACACCACGAAATCTGCTGGGCTTCAAGGATGGCACGAACAATCCACCGGTGAACGATCCTGCTACCGCAAATGAAGTCGTCTGGGCTAACACGGCTGAAAGTCCCGCGTGGATGGCAGGCGGAAGCTACATGGTCATGCGTCGAATCCGCATGCGGATCGAGGTGTGGGATCGCTCCACCCTCACCGATCAGGAGAATACATTTGGTCGTCACCGTTTAACCGGAGCTCCTCTTGGCAAAGCAAATGAGTTCGACGAGCTGGAGCTGGATCGAAAGGATGCCAAGGGTAAACCCGTTATTCCTGTGAATTCCCATACCGCCCTGGCCCATATGGAGGGCAAAGTGAAAATTTTGCGGCGCGGATACTCTTATTCAAGTGGAATGGACCTTAAGACTGGTCAGCTCGATGCTGGGCTGTTGTTCATTTGCTTCAATCGTGATCCACGCAAGCAATTCATTCCGATGCAACAAAAGCTCGCATCTGTCGACCTGCTCAATGAATATATCACCCATGTCGGCAGTGGTTTGTACGCCTGTCTACCTGGTGCAAGTGAGGGCGGATACATCGGGGACACGCTATTTTAA
- a CDS encoding carbohydrate ABC transporter permease — protein MLRKITTVGMYGLAVLWLFPLLWAVWTSFRPRELATSWSFSADFTLDNFAKVWDAAPFDQYYINTFLIVTGILVAQMITATLAAYAFAKLQFWGKDVLFVLFLVQLMVPADILIFPNYNVLRDLSLLDTKIGIMLPYFASAFGVFLLRQTFKTIPNELEEAARMEGCSWFQILWRVYVPLAKPTYIAFGLVSVSYHWNNFMWPLIITNSVENRPLTVGLAIFAQSFETGAQWAEVSAATVMVIFPLLLAFLLFQRQFINSFIHSGVK, from the coding sequence ATGCTTCGCAAAATCACAACGGTTGGAATGTACGGCTTGGCCGTTCTCTGGTTGTTTCCTTTGCTCTGGGCGGTCTGGACTTCCTTTCGCCCGAGGGAGCTGGCGACTTCGTGGTCGTTCAGTGCAGATTTTACACTCGATAACTTTGCAAAAGTGTGGGACGCAGCGCCCTTTGACCAGTACTACATCAATACCTTTTTGATCGTGACCGGTATTTTGGTGGCGCAAATGATTACGGCTACACTGGCAGCCTATGCCTTTGCGAAGCTGCAATTTTGGGGAAAGGATGTGTTGTTTGTCCTGTTCCTGGTCCAGCTCATGGTCCCGGCAGATATCTTGATTTTCCCCAACTATAACGTTCTGCGTGACTTGTCTTTGCTGGATACCAAAATCGGCATTATGCTGCCGTACTTCGCTTCGGCCTTCGGGGTCTTTCTGTTGCGACAAACCTTCAAGACAATCCCGAACGAGCTGGAGGAGGCGGCACGGATGGAAGGCTGCTCCTGGTTCCAGATTTTGTGGCGGGTGTACGTACCACTAGCGAAGCCGACCTACATTGCTTTTGGTTTGGTCTCGGTGAGCTACCATTGGAACAACTTCATGTGGCCGCTGATTATTACGAATTCCGTGGAAAATCGTCCATTGACGGTCGGTCTGGCGATTTTTGCCCAATCGTTTGAGACGGGGGCGCAGTGGGCCGAGGTAAGTGCAGCAACGGTCATGGTGATTTTTCCTTTGTTGCTGGCATTTTTGTTGTTCCAGCGGCAGTTTATCAACAGCTTCATCCACTCCGGCGTGAAATAA